The genomic window ATAGTTAGTAATACCTTAATTAATGTGAATAACgaatatatctatatatcCTGTAGAGAAACGTAAAGTACTTAGAAAATGTTATTAATACATCATTTCCAGAAATATATGTTgttaacaataataaaatgtCTGCCACACTATTATTACGCGAAGCACAAGATTCTAATCGATGGACATGATATCTAACTCTTTACTGTTATTAGCTTCACATTGTTTAACAACTTCATCGATCTTCTTTGAAGCCCATGTAAAACGAGgattaattaaaaatggTCTCAAATCGAATCTATTATCATCAGGAGAATATTGCTCAGCATGATAACTTGGTGTTATCACAGTTTGCTTGTGTCTATTAATAGcataaaagaaaaagaatctTTTCACTTTCTCAGCAACTTGCGTTGGTGTCAATTTGGGAGTCCATTCatgtaataatttcaaaaacatAGAGTAAGGACCACATTTTTCTACTTTTCTCAAATAACCAAAAAGACTTAATTCTTCGTATGTCATACCCATATCTTTCTCGTCAGATTGTACATAATCTTTAGTAGTTGGCTCTAATTCAGCTGTAGGTGTTGCATCTAAGAATTCTTGTAAAAGAGGCATTTCATACTCTTTAGAAGCATATGCAATGAATCTTTTTAAATCTGTCTTAGAAATACCACCGATTGGGTTAATGTCAGCGGATGAACAATCATACTTGGTTAAATAACCTCTTAAACATTCATCAACATTCGCACTCCCAAGAACTAACAACCCACCTGCATTTTTAATTCCACGTACCCATGGTAACAATTGGGCAAAAAGATAAGCCAATACCATTCTCAAACGAGCCTGAATATTTTGTAGTGCTAAGTTTTCGGTTTGAGATCCACCAAATATCTTATATATGGGTTTTTTCCCAGTGGCAACTtcaaataaagaaacaacaCTAGTGACCAAGGAATCCATGTTCAAATCGACGTGATAAGACCCAATATGTCTAGATAGTTCTTTGCTTCTTGTTCTAGTTTCAATTGATGAGTTTTCCGTCCCCATAAAACATGTATGGAAAAACTTGCTAGCTAATTCTTGAGGATCAGTTGGAATCCAATCATCAGAGCTACGTGTTAGTTTTCTTACATCATAAATAACTTGTTGGTTCCCTTCTGATACTTCTTTAACGACTAATCTACACATTGAATGGACAATCATGGCAGTAGCACACGAATCGATACCACCAGATAATGGCAAAAAATAACCAGTACCATTACAACGTCTTAAGTAATCCCACAACCAACAGGCAGGACCTAGagcaatttcttcttctggaATATGATAAAAGATATCACGACTTTTGGTTGGTGTCAAAGATGGGTTGAATCTTGA from Naumovozyma dairenensis CBS 421 chromosome 3, complete genome includes these protein-coding regions:
- the QNS1 gene encoding glutamine-dependent NAD(+) synthetase (similar to Saccharomyces cerevisiae QNS1 (YHR074W); ancestral locus Anc_5.357), translating into MSHLITLATCNLNQWALDFEGNRDRILESIRIAKERGARLRVGPELEITGYGCLDHFLENDLCLHSWEMYAQIIKDPKTHDILLDIGMPVLHKNVRYNCRLLSMDGKILFIRPKIWLANDGNYREMRFFTPWLKPGVVEDFVLPPEIQKVTGQKSVSFGDAVIETLDTCIGAETCEELFTPQSPNIAMSLDGVEIITNSSGSHHELRKLNKRLDLILNATSRCGGVYLYANQRGCDGDRLYYDGCALIAVNGKVVAQGSQFSLKDVEVVTATVDLESVRSYRASIMSRGLQASSSELKFKRIDLPVELSPMTSRFNPSLTPTKSRDIFYHIPEEEIALGPACWLWDYLRRCNGTGYFLPLSGGIDSCATAMIVHSMCRLVVKEVSEGNQQVIYDVRKLTRSSDDWIPTDPQELASKFFHTCFMGTENSSIETRTRSKELSRHIGSYHVDLNMDSLVTSVVSLFEVATGKKPIYKIFGGSQTENLALQNIQARLRMVLAYLFAQLLPWVRGIKNAGGLLVLGSANVDECLRGYLTKYDCSSADINPIGGISKTDLKRFIAYASKEYEMPLLQEFLDATPTAELEPTTKDYVQSDEKDMGMTYEELSLFGYLRKVEKCGPYSMFLKLLHEWTPKLTPTQVAEKVKRFFFFYAINRHKQTVITPSYHAEQYSPDDNRFDLRPFLINPRFTWASKKIDEVVKQCEANNSKELDIMSID